Within the Amyelois transitella isolate CPQ chromosome 3, ilAmyTran1.1, whole genome shotgun sequence genome, the region ttgataactttgaaaatactcactgatacatggccgaggtaggaCTTgtacctgtgcctttctgtgCATCATGCATTTTAACTGAGCACCTTACAGTTTTTATCAATATACAGCCACAAACTTTCAGATTATAAAGAGGTAAGCGTTTGTATGTTTGAGGCGGGTAATCTACGAAGATACcaaaccaattaaaaaaaatctttcaccattagaaagttACATTATCGGAGATTGCTATAAGCATATATTTGTTTGGAAAAAatcacttttaaataaattgtaatccAGAAAGAAAAGCATTTCCATAAACATTGCCTGCCTGCGCTGACCAAACTGTTgatcatttatattaataatgtactATAAAAGCATACAATGACACTCTAGCCCTATAAGCTAGAGCATTCAAAATAGAAACTAAAATCTAAAAACTTCTTTGTTCCAGGCCAAAATGCAAGCCAAGAAGCGTTATATATTCCTTATTATATCATTGATCTTTTTGGTTCTCTGCTATTTTTGTGGACATCCTCTGAAGTCAGAATTGGTTGAACACAGTCGTCGTGATCAGTTGCCTTCATTTGCAACTTTAGATGAATTATCAGAAGCATCATCACAAATGCAGAGGCAGCCGCATCctacaaaaaaatcatgtcGCATGGAAACTTGTTTTGATTTTTCAAAGTGTGGAAATGATcctaaaatatatgtttatccTACTGAGGGTCCAGTGAGCACATCATACAGAAAAGTTTTATCAGTGATCAGGGAGTCACAGTATGCCACTAGGGATCCCAATCAGGCATGTTTATTCTTACCTGCCATAGACACTTTGGATGCTGATCCTTTATCACCAGAACATGTGCCTGATGTAGGTTCAAGATTGTCCCGTTTACCTTACTGGAAAAATGGTAAAAAtcatcttatttttaatttgtatgctGGGACTTGGCCAGATTATTCTGAGGAATCATTAGGATTTGATCCTGGTGAAGCAATTTTGGCCAGAGCAAGTGCTTCTGAGAATATATTCAGAGACGGCTTTGACATATCTTTGCCATTGTTTCACAAAGAGCATCCAGAAAAAGGAGGAGTACCTCCTGCTGCAACAGCTAATCCATTTCCAGCTCCACGCCGCcatttattagcatttaaagGAAAGCGTTATGTGCATGGAATTGGTAGTGAAACAAGAAATTCCTTGTGGCATTTGCATGATGGCAATAATCTTATATTAGTTACCACATGTCGTCATGGAAAATCTTGGAAAGACTTAAGAGACGAGAGGTGTGATGAAGATAATCGTGAATATGATAAGTAATTACTCTTTTGTCCTAGTTTGAATTCGTTTTGACTTCCAAGattcaacttttatttttttttatatattgtgccgtgtgaatTCCCGGCACTTTATAAAAGGACCACACAGACACAGACCACAGGatccatatttttcccatcgatgtcgtaaaatgtgacAATCGAAATGGCTAATAgatttgggattccttttgtacGCTATGGGctacctgttactatttgagtCTCGGTCACATCATTGTGCTATATAtctaaacgtggcttttcagagTCTCAGAAGAATTAACTCTGTCTatgcaagggacatagatgtgactatatgtatcaatgttttttatgtttatagatTTGACTATGAGCAGCTACTGGCAAATTCTACATTTTGCCTGGTAGCACGCGGTCGCCGCCTCGGTTCCTACCGTTTTCTAGAAGCGTTAGCAGCTGGATGTGTGCCTGTATTACTGAGTAACGGCTGGCGACTTCCTTTTGATGAACGTATCGATTGGCGGCGTGCCGTTATATGGGCCGATGAGCGTCTATTATTGCaggtacttaattatttattttatttatttatttatttatgtacacaaaattatatacagtacttactttaagaaaaataaaaatcacataCTTTTgtgatttgtaaatattaataatggcgatttttgtactggtgactgggtaaatataactttaggtttattattttaggtgcCAGAGCTAGTACGTTCAGTACCCCCTGAGCGCATACTCGCACTGCGTCAGCAAACGCAATTATTGTGGGAGCAGTATTTCTCGTCAATCGAAAAAATTGTGTTCACTACAGTAGAGGTAAGTATGATAGTGTCATAAAACTGAATCTAAAATTGGACATGCAATAAAGGCACTCGTATAAAAAATGGAATTAACTTTTTCTATGGAGGTGATCATATTTTGGTCCGTTAAGATTGCTGATCTACCAACTCTAGAGGTGAGGGATAGCTCCATTCCCATCGCAATGAGCCTCCTTCCCATTAAAAGTTACTCCATAAAAGGAACTATATAAACGAATTCAGTAACGTAAAATCCTTGCAGATACTGCTCGAGCGTATCTTAGCACATCGAACGTCTCGGCAGCGGGAAGCTCTGATCTGGAACGGGTCGCCCGGCGCGCTGGGCACGCTGGCCTCGTACGGGGACTCCCGCGCGCACTACCCCGCggccgcgcgcgcgccgcccgcgccgcccgcgcccgccgcgccgcccgcgc harbors:
- the LOC106135529 gene encoding exostosin-1 isoform X1; amino-acid sequence: MQAKKRYIFLIISLIFLVLCYFCGHPLKSELVEHSRRDQLPSFATLDELSEASSQMQRQPHPTKKSCRMETCFDFSKCGNDPKIYVYPTEGPVSTSYRKVLSVIRESQYATRDPNQACLFLPAIDTLDADPLSPEHVPDVGSRLSRLPYWKNGKNHLIFNLYAGTWPDYSEESLGFDPGEAILARASASENIFRDGFDISLPLFHKEHPEKGGVPPAATANPFPAPRRHLLAFKGKRYVHGIGSETRNSLWHLHDGNNLILVTTCRHGKSWKDLRDERCDEDNREYDKFDYEQLLANSTFCLVARGRRLGSYRFLEALAAGCVPVLLSNGWRLPFDERIDWRRAVIWADERLLLQVPELVRSVPPERILALRQQTQLLWEQYFSSIEKIVFTTVEILLERILAHRTSRQREALIWNGSPGALGTLASYGDSRAHYPAAARAPPAPPAPAAPPAPLPAPAVPPPAPPPSPGRSYTALLYVQATSPALHKLLANIAGSEFCEKVVLVWDSERAAPSLVSLARAAGDTREPLPVLVIDATTHYPGQGVSARWQPLWAVRTAGVFSLDGDAPLLAEELDFAFRVWQQFPDRIVGYPARTHYWDEAKGTWGYSSKWGSAYSMVLAGAAMVHRATLAQYGNAAPALRLAVQRASNCEDILLNCLVAHLTRRPPLKLAQRRRYKHVRYSRSSWSDPEHFVQRQSCLNTFATAWGYMPLLRSVLRLDPVLFKDPVSTFRKKYRKMELVTS
- the LOC106135529 gene encoding exostosin-1 isoform X2 produces the protein MQAKKRYIFLIISLIFLVLCYFCGHPLKSELVEHSRRDQLPSFATLDELSEASSQMQRQPHPTKKSCRMETCFDFSKCGNDPKIYVYPTEGPVSTSYRKVLSVIRESQYATRDPNQACLFLPAIDTLDADPLSPEHVPDVGSRLSRLPYWKNGKNHLIFNLYAGTWPDYSEESLGFDPGEAILARASASENIFRDGFDISLPLFHKEHPEKGGVPPAATANPFPAPRRHLLAFKGKRYVHGIGSETRNSLWHLHDGNNLILVTTCRHGKSWKDLRDERCDEDNREYDKFDYEQLLANSTFCLVARGRRLGSYRFLEALAAGCVPVLLSNGWRLPFDERIDWRRAVIWADERLLLQVPELVRSVPPERILALRQQTQLLWEQYFSSIEKIVFTTVEILLERILAHRTSRQREALIWNGSPGALGTLASYGDSRAHYPAAARAPPAPPAPAAPPAPLPAPAVPPPAPPPSPGRSYTALLYVQATSPALHKLLANIAGSEFCEKVVLVWDSERAAPSLVSLARAAGDTREPLPVLVIDATTHYPGQGVSARWQPLWAVRTAGVFSLDGDAPLLAEELDFAFRVWQQFPDRIVGYPARTHYWDEAKGTWGYSSKWGSAYSMVLAGAAMVHRATLAQYGNAAPALRLAVQRASNCEDILLNCLVAHLTRRPPLKLAQRRRYKHVRYRSSWSDPEHFVQRQSCLNTFATAWGYMPLLRSVLRLDPVLFKDPVSTFRKKYRKMELVTS